A genomic stretch from Candidatus Edwardsbacteria bacterium includes:
- a CDS encoding glycosyltransferase translates to MVNVAIIILNWNNSELTLKAAKSIIWQNNIVTKVIIADNGSTDCSYDQLKLLPKIDLLKFNCNYGFAGGNNRAVKYAMSRYNPEYVLLLNNDAELEGNALNILFDNCEKADILSPKIYYGDRKTLWSCGGKIDLW, encoded by the coding sequence ATGGTTAACGTAGCTATTATAATTTTAAATTGGAATAATTCAGAACTAACCCTGAAAGCTGCCAAATCGATAATATGGCAAAACAATATTGTCACTAAGGTAATTATTGCAGACAATGGATCGACGGATTGTTCATATGACCAGCTAAAATTATTGCCCAAGATTGATTTATTAAAGTTTAATTGTAATTATGGCTTTGCTGGGGGTAATAATCGCGCTGTCAAATATGCAATGTCCCGATATAATCCGGAATATGTGCTTTTGCTTAATAATGATGCCGAGTTGGAGGGTAATGCGTTAAATATATTATTTGATAATTGTGAAAAGGCAGATATTCTTTCACCTAAGATATATTACGGAGATAGAAAAACCTTATGGTCCTGTGGCGGGAAAATCGATTTATGG
- a CDS encoding Wzz/FepE/Etk N-terminal domain-containing protein produces the protein MINSFYDLLYILVKNRRTIIWITAGFTVFALLLSLLIPKKYKATATLMPPASQSMSLMSLAFKAGMPSDPEVGGVGFMPGMMTPSDIFGFMLKNGAVTGRVIDQCALVKHYKKDKQWAKDPGKAMYNVNKKLDKATAIKVTEERFITVTVEDKSADKAAEVANCYGDVLNSIYSGLNMSQGQRAREFIENRVAQEEVLLREMEDSLRVFQKRFRTVSITEEMKALIEMSAKIEADIMTKRIELEALKSYNTKDNSQIKILTTEIDKAEQQLNNLMVGGKDKTLFIPFAKAPDIGAELTRRMRAVKIHQEVYALLVEQLEHAKILEAKDTPKIQFLERASPPWKKSWPKKSIIVILGFFCGLLISIIYSILIGWIEWVKTDKEMIGKINSILNLFIKNS, from the coding sequence ATGATCAATAGCTTTTATGACCTGCTTTATATCCTGGTCAAGAACCGCAGGACCATCATCTGGATCACGGCCGGGTTCACCGTGTTCGCCCTATTGCTAAGCCTACTGATCCCCAAAAAATACAAGGCCACCGCCACCTTGATGCCTCCGGCCAGCCAGAGCATGAGCCTGATGAGCCTGGCCTTCAAGGCCGGCATGCCTTCCGATCCGGAAGTGGGCGGGGTGGGCTTTATGCCGGGAATGATGACTCCATCGGACATTTTTGGTTTTATGCTTAAGAACGGGGCAGTCACCGGCCGGGTGATCGATCAGTGCGCTTTAGTGAAGCATTACAAGAAGGACAAGCAGTGGGCCAAGGACCCCGGTAAAGCCATGTACAACGTGAACAAGAAGCTGGACAAGGCCACTGCCATAAAAGTGACCGAGGAACGCTTTATAACGGTCACGGTTGAGGACAAAAGCGCCGACAAAGCCGCCGAGGTGGCCAATTGCTATGGAGACGTGCTGAACAGCATCTACAGCGGGCTCAACATGTCCCAGGGCCAGAGGGCCCGGGAGTTCATCGAGAACCGGGTGGCCCAGGAGGAGGTTTTGTTAAGGGAGATGGAGGACTCCCTGAGGGTGTTCCAAAAACGCTTCCGGACGGTATCCATCACCGAGGAGATGAAGGCCCTGATTGAGATGTCGGCCAAAATAGAGGCTGACATCATGACCAAAAGAATAGAGCTGGAGGCCCTTAAATCCTACAATACCAAAGATAATTCCCAGATAAAAATATTAACCACCGAGATAGACAAGGCTGAACAGCAGTTGAACAACCTGATGGTGGGGGGCAAGGATAAAACCCTGTTCATTCCCTTTGCCAAAGCACCTGATATCGGCGCTGAGCTGACCCGCCGGATGCGCGCAGTGAAAATACACCAGGAGGTATATGCCCTGCTGGTGGAACAGCTGGAGCATGCCAAGATACTGGAAGCCAAGGATACTCCCAAGATCCAGTTTCTGGAAAGGGCCAGCCCGCCCTGGAAGAAGAGTTGGCCGAAGAAAAGTATTATTGTGATTTTGGGATTTTTCTGTGGGTTATTGATAAGCATTATTTATTCAATTTTAATAGGATGGATCGAATGGGTCAAAACCGATAAAGAAATGATAGGTAAAATCAATTCAATTTTGAATTTATTTATAAAAAACAGTTAA
- a CDS encoding O-antigen ligase family protein, whose translation MAAILFNKRYILLSALSIIGVLVITFYSFNYWLALLLTLGVAFCIPFFISALKYPEFIVFLSILLNFTPLNRNTGFYFILLLAIIHFSKNILIGRPLFKIDKILTIWFSFMVMILITFVKWVNIYRGLRGSLSMIIIPMLLYILFNHGYISKKGTEKFLTTYFPLVYTYIIIQLLLTVIKGTAISGYSFQEFHTGFDLGWGKSVFVAALTMFLLMLTYQTRNYWHNRFIIKSLIYFNFIVSIVVIILIMARAPFVSLFATLMIYYLYNKLFRKTYKKINYLNLLYGILLIIPLYYVFNKFIYYLATRFIHMKTDPSFLVRVYMYYDGFIAYINNIIIGVGPEQHMFKDFLNYVADPNNILISYAVSFGSVGLLLIIALFLMPYITMARLYKVGDNKKIKYLGAMLIPVLTMAIFNSLFEVIITSFCYGTMFWTVYAIFYRLHDVKLDILS comes from the coding sequence ATGGCAGCGATTTTATTTAATAAAAGGTATATTTTATTAAGCGCTTTAAGTATTATTGGTGTTTTAGTAATAACGTTTTATTCTTTTAACTATTGGCTTGCCTTGCTTCTTACTTTAGGCGTTGCTTTTTGTATACCGTTTTTTATTTCAGCATTAAAATACCCTGAGTTTATTGTTTTTCTAAGCATCTTATTGAATTTCACGCCACTTAACAGAAATACCGGTTTTTATTTTATTTTATTGCTGGCCATCATCCATTTTTCCAAAAACATTTTAATTGGCCGGCCATTATTTAAAATTGACAAAATATTGACAATATGGTTTTCTTTCATGGTTATGATATTAATAACCTTTGTAAAATGGGTAAATATCTATCGAGGGTTGCGGGGTTCGTTATCAATGATTATAATCCCGATGCTACTATATATTTTATTCAATCACGGTTATATTTCAAAAAAAGGAACGGAAAAATTTCTAACCACTTATTTCCCGTTAGTATATACTTATATAATCATTCAGCTATTGCTGACGGTTATCAAAGGAACTGCAATTTCCGGATATTCATTTCAGGAATTTCATACGGGTTTTGATTTGGGGTGGGGTAAATCTGTTTTTGTTGCCGCACTTACAATGTTTTTGCTGATGTTGACATATCAGACAAGAAACTATTGGCATAATCGTTTTATAATAAAAAGTTTAATTTATTTTAATTTTATAGTAAGTATAGTCGTAATTATTTTAATAATGGCCCGTGCACCATTTGTTTCATTATTTGCCACATTAATGATATATTATTTATATAACAAATTATTCCGTAAAACTTATAAGAAGATAAATTATTTAAACCTATTATACGGAATATTATTAATTATCCCTTTATATTATGTATTTAATAAATTTATTTATTATTTAGCAACCCGTTTTATTCACATGAAGACAGATCCTTCGTTTTTGGTGCGGGTGTATATGTATTACGATGGCTTTATTGCATATATTAATAATATAATAATTGGGGTGGGACCTGAACAGCATATGTTTAAAGATTTTTTAAATTATGTAGCAGATCCCAATAATATATTAATTAGTTATGCCGTTTCTTTTGGGTCTGTCGGATTATTGTTAATTATTGCGCTGTTTCTAATGCCTTACATAACAATGGCTAGACTTTATAAGGTTGGGGATAATAAGAAAATAAAATATTTAGGCGCAATGCTAATTCCTGTTTTAACAATGGCTATATTTAACAGCCTGTTCGAAGTGATTATAACATCATTTTGTTATGGCACTATGTTCTGGACTGTTTACGCGATATTTTATAGATTACATGATGTTAAATTGGATATCTTGTCATGA
- a CDS encoding flippase — protein sequence MHSLFHNKIFENVSALFILQIANYVLPLITFPYLVRVLGTGNFGVLAFSAAFIQYFVVLTDYGFNLSATRDVSINRDNRSELSKIFINVTAIKSIFAVISFGVIFILTRFIHKFGQFSTVYYLTCLAILGNVLFPVWFLQGLEKMKTVAIINITVRLLSTILIFILVKNINDLALAVLLINGTVVFSGLICVLLIHRMDILDLVKPSIKHIRELLAGGWAIFVSSLAVSLVGNTNIFLLGVITTDYKYVGIFSIAQKIVWAFANMVVPIANGIFPRVGLLFKKDRYQALKLLKRVYLFALPLFLFLSVFIYFGSDVLSKIVSGENNKLISLAIKIMSIIPLLILTDNIYGMQIMLNMGMEKKFMFIYLLSGVVLIITSLLLIPSYKSTGASISMLVTEIFILLYMYKAVAKKGINLFACSFQ from the coding sequence ATGCATAGTTTATTTCATAATAAAATATTTGAAAATGTATCTGCATTATTTATTTTGCAAATTGCTAATTATGTATTGCCACTAATTACCTTCCCCTATCTAGTAAGAGTTTTAGGGACTGGTAATTTTGGAGTACTTGCTTTTTCCGCTGCCTTTATTCAATATTTTGTGGTTCTTACCGATTATGGTTTCAATCTGTCAGCCACAAGAGATGTTTCAATAAACCGTGATAATAGATCAGAACTTTCTAAAATATTTATTAATGTTACAGCGATTAAATCTATATTTGCAGTTATTTCTTTCGGGGTTATATTTATATTAACCCGATTTATTCATAAATTCGGACAATTCTCTACTGTTTATTATTTAACCTGTTTGGCTATTTTGGGAAACGTATTGTTTCCGGTATGGTTCCTCCAAGGCTTGGAGAAGATGAAAACAGTTGCAATTATAAACATAACAGTGAGATTATTGTCAACCATATTAATATTCATTTTGGTAAAAAATATAAACGATCTTGCGTTAGCTGTCTTGCTAATTAACGGTACAGTTGTGTTCTCTGGCCTGATATGTGTTTTATTGATTCATCGTATGGATATCCTAGATTTGGTGAAGCCCAGTATAAAGCATATTAGAGAATTGTTGGCTGGTGGTTGGGCTATATTTGTTTCATCACTGGCGGTTTCCCTTGTGGGAAATACAAATATCTTTCTTCTTGGCGTTATAACAACAGATTATAAGTATGTTGGTATATTTTCTATTGCACAAAAAATTGTATGGGCTTTTGCTAATATGGTTGTACCTATTGCAAATGGAATTTTTCCCAGGGTGGGCTTGTTATTTAAAAAGGATAGATACCAAGCATTAAAATTATTGAAAAGAGTGTATTTGTTTGCATTGCCGTTATTTTTGTTTTTGTCTGTGTTTATTTATTTTGGATCAGATGTGTTGTCTAAAATAGTTTCAGGTGAAAATAATAAATTAATATCGCTTGCAATTAAGATTATGTCAATTATTCCCCTCCTAATATTGACGGACAATATATATGGCATGCAGATCATGTTGAATATGGGAATGGAGAAAAAATTCATGTTTATTTACCTTTTAAGCGGGGTTGTATTAATTATAACCTCTCTATTATTGATACCAAGTTATAAATCGACAGGGGCTTCAATATCGATGCTTGTGACGGAAATATTTATATTGTTATATATGTATAAGGCTGTTGCTAAAAAGGGCATTAATTTGTTTGCTTGTTCATTTCAATAG
- a CDS encoding SLBB domain-containing protein: MSYQSKVILAALLAVFAGVSLAQQRSDGRDLYQLRSQPMMKIQVLGQVRTPGIYPLPVMERVSSALAAAGGTNEQGSPRSIQLIRQGRVVDTLDMYHYLYQNQQAENPILEDGDVLFVPVNSNNIKVVGQVFRPGIFEIKPGERLLDIIEMAGGITPVATKEDIKIENVATPDVVQSISYKNLFIDGDQTLNVLIKEGDVVTVPTAPTSVTVVGQVQKGGTFVFEPGTVLSYYLGMAGGYGERASTGNIRINRWGGKSLKAREDTPIEPGDVVIVGEMQIKGWRDYISVTGQLMTMFYIVWTVAN, translated from the coding sequence ATGTCATACCAGTCCAAAGTGATCCTGGCCGCGCTGCTGGCTGTGTTTGCCGGGGTGTCGCTGGCCCAGCAGCGGTCAGATGGCAGGGATCTATACCAGCTGCGGAGCCAGCCGATGATGAAGATCCAGGTGCTGGGCCAGGTCCGCACCCCGGGCATATACCCCCTGCCGGTTATGGAGCGGGTCTCCTCGGCCCTGGCTGCCGCCGGCGGCACCAACGAGCAGGGCTCGCCCCGCAGCATCCAGCTTATCCGGCAAGGCCGGGTGGTGGACACCCTGGACATGTATCATTACCTCTATCAGAACCAGCAAGCGGAGAACCCCATCCTGGAAGATGGTGATGTATTGTTCGTTCCGGTGAACAGTAACAACATCAAGGTGGTGGGACAGGTGTTCCGCCCCGGGATCTTCGAGATCAAGCCGGGGGAGAGATTGCTGGATATCATCGAAATGGCCGGAGGGATCACTCCGGTGGCCACCAAAGAGGACATCAAGATCGAGAACGTGGCCACGCCGGATGTGGTTCAGAGCATCAGTTATAAAAATCTTTTTATAGACGGCGATCAAACCCTAAACGTGCTCATAAAGGAGGGGGATGTGGTGACTGTTCCCACCGCCCCCACCTCGGTGACTGTGGTGGGACAGGTCCAGAAGGGCGGGACCTTCGTTTTTGAGCCGGGCACGGTTTTAAGCTATTATTTGGGGATGGCCGGGGGCTACGGCGAGCGGGCCAGCACCGGCAACATCAGGATCAACCGCTGGGGCGGCAAAAGCCTGAAGGCCAGGGAGGATACCCCCATCGAGCCCGGCGACGTGGTCATCGTGGGGGAGATGCAGATCAAGGGTTGGCGGGATTACATATCCGTCACCGGCCAGCTGATGACCATGTTCTATATCGTCTGGACAGTTGCCAATTGA
- a CDS encoding glycosyltransferase family 2 protein — protein sequence AWNNGEGEIDRKQYEKSKNIAFASGCALWISKKVIEDIGLFDESYFCYYEDVDFSMRARRNGFSISYIPEAVVYHKSGVSSGGNKKAMYRSALADLLTLRNRIIFTNKYVRNRIIVTYSSLFVSFLLRILRKKTKRARLILKFMWFGLKGNGKLIREYPITSIMTYKD from the coding sequence GGCCTGGAATAATGGGGAGGGTGAAATAGACCGGAAGCAATACGAGAAAAGCAAAAACATAGCTTTTGCAAGCGGCTGTGCGTTATGGATTAGCAAAAAAGTAATTGAAGATATTGGTTTGTTTGATGAATCATACTTTTGTTATTATGAAGATGTGGATTTTTCAATGCGTGCAAGAAGGAACGGATTCTCAATATCATACATACCTGAAGCTGTCGTCTATCATAAATCCGGGGTTAGCTCTGGGGGAAATAAAAAAGCGATGTATAGAAGTGCCTTGGCTGACCTGTTGACTTTGAGAAACAGAATTATATTTACGAATAAATATGTGCGAAATAGAATTATAGTTACTTATTCTTCATTATTTGTTTCTTTTTTACTAAGGATATTACGGAAAAAAACAAAACGAGCTAGGTTAATTCTGAAATTTATGTGGTTTGGACTTAAAGGAAACGGAAAATTAATTAGAGAATACCCGATTACATCAATTATGACTTATAAAGATTGA
- a CDS encoding class I SAM-dependent methyltransferase, with product MIKMKCRICQNDVANMVYMVRDRMYTNGDKYKYFQCAECQCLQIADIPKDIYDKYSSNYYSFSLDQIKRGRNQIFKYFVNIRDSYTVFRKNILGLLLSELFPNDRLGFLAHIKLTVNSSILDIGCGSGAILHELKDLGFTNILGIDPFIEKDINYKNNLKIIKSNISAISGKWDVIIFNHSLEHICDPFAELNKAKALLADKGIIIIRTPLADSYAMNKYSVDWVQIDAPRHFHIFSIKSINILSKKVGMAVLSTVYDSNPFQFWGSEQYIKGIPLFSENSYAVSPKKSIFALNMIRKFKKQAIKLNKNSAGDQASFYLVNSNESL from the coding sequence ATGATAAAAATGAAATGTCGTATATGCCAAAATGATGTCGCTAATATGGTGTATATGGTTCGAGACAGAATGTATACAAATGGCGATAAGTATAAATACTTTCAGTGCGCGGAATGTCAGTGTTTGCAAATTGCCGATATACCCAAAGATATTTACGATAAATATTCTAGTAATTATTATAGCTTTTCTTTAGATCAAATTAAAAGGGGACGAAATCAAATATTCAAATACTTTGTAAATATAAGAGACAGCTATACAGTATTTAGGAAAAATATTTTAGGGCTGCTATTAAGTGAATTATTTCCCAATGACCGATTAGGTTTTTTAGCTCATATCAAATTGACTGTTAATTCATCAATATTGGACATAGGTTGTGGTTCTGGAGCTATTCTCCATGAACTCAAAGACTTGGGATTTACGAATATTCTGGGCATCGATCCATTTATTGAAAAAGATATCAATTATAAAAATAATTTAAAAATTATAAAGTCAAATATTAGTGCAATAAGTGGCAAATGGGATGTTATTATTTTCAATCATTCACTTGAGCATATTTGCGATCCTTTTGCTGAACTGAACAAGGCAAAAGCCCTCCTTGCGGATAAGGGTATCATTATTATAAGAACCCCCTTGGCTGATTCTTATGCCATGAATAAATATTCGGTTGATTGGGTGCAAATAGATGCCCCAAGGCATTTTCATATATTTTCTATTAAAAGCATAAATATTCTTTCAAAAAAGGTTGGTATGGCGGTGCTGTCTACGGTATATGATTCAAACCCATTTCAATTTTGGGGAAGCGAGCAATACATAAAAGGCATTCCCTTATTTTCGGAAAATTCTTATGCCGTAAGCCCAAAAAAATCTATTTTCGCCTTAAACATGATTAGGAAATTCAAGAAGCAAGCAATTAAGTTAAATAAAAATAGTGCCGGAGACCAAGCATCGTTTTATTTGGTAAATAGTAATGAATCCCTATAA
- a CDS encoding nucleotide sugar dehydrogenase, with amino-acid sequence MELKQKIQTRQARVAVIGLGYVGLPLAVEFARAGFEVIGIDLDPRKVANINKGKNYIIDVDDKQLQEVISQGKLKATTDYGVLKKCDAVHICVPTPFTATKDPDISFIVNSTEGIARHLHKGMLVILKSTTYPETTTKVVKPILEKTGLKAGRDFYLAFSPERIDPGNQKFTTATTPTVVGGFTPACGQMAKLMYGQIIEKIVMVSSPSTAEMTKLLENIFRSVNIALVNELACLCERMDRVDMWEVVDAAATKPYGFMPFYPGPGLGGHCIPIDPYYLAWKAKEYDFHTDFIELAAETNENMPYHVVNKVIAALSDKGMAASRSKVLVLGVAFKRDIDDVRSSPAIKVIELLAPKVKTLIYNDPFVPELETGWKKMRSTKLTQQLIKSVDCILITTDHTGYDYNMIVKNAKLVVDTRNATKKIKSGKVVKIGRK; translated from the coding sequence ATGGAACTTAAGCAAAAGATCCAGACCCGCCAGGCCAGGGTGGCGGTGATCGGGCTGGGTTACGTAGGGTTGCCACTGGCGGTGGAGTTTGCCAGGGCGGGCTTTGAGGTGATCGGCATTGATCTGGACCCCAGGAAGGTTGCCAATATCAATAAGGGAAAGAATTACATCATCGACGTCGATGACAAACAACTCCAGGAGGTGATCTCCCAAGGCAAGCTTAAGGCCACCACCGATTACGGTGTCCTTAAAAAATGCGATGCAGTCCACATCTGCGTTCCCACGCCGTTCACCGCCACCAAGGATCCCGATATCAGCTTCATCGTTAATTCAACAGAGGGCATTGCCAGGCACCTTCACAAGGGGATGCTGGTCATCCTGAAAAGCACCACCTATCCGGAGACCACCACCAAGGTGGTCAAGCCCATCCTGGAGAAGACCGGCCTCAAAGCCGGCAGGGATTTTTACCTGGCCTTCTCCCCGGAGCGGATAGATCCAGGCAACCAGAAATTCACCACTGCCACCACCCCCACCGTGGTGGGGGGCTTTACCCCGGCCTGCGGCCAGATGGCCAAATTGATGTACGGCCAGATCATCGAGAAGATAGTGATGGTCTCCTCTCCGTCCACCGCCGAAATGACCAAACTGCTGGAAAACATCTTCCGCAGCGTCAACATCGCCCTGGTCAACGAGCTGGCCTGCCTGTGCGAAAGGATGGACCGGGTTGACATGTGGGAGGTGGTGGATGCCGCCGCCACCAAACCTTACGGATTCATGCCCTTCTATCCCGGGCCGGGGCTGGGGGGACACTGCATCCCCATCGACCCCTACTACCTGGCCTGGAAGGCCAAGGAGTACGACTTTCACACCGACTTCATAGAACTGGCGGCCGAGACCAATGAGAACATGCCTTACCACGTGGTCAACAAGGTGATCGCCGCCCTGAGCGACAAGGGAATGGCCGCCTCCCGTTCCAAAGTGCTGGTGCTGGGAGTGGCCTTCAAGCGGGACATCGACGATGTCCGCAGCTCCCCGGCCATCAAGGTGATCGAACTGCTGGCCCCCAAGGTGAAGACCCTGATCTACAACGATCCCTTCGTGCCGGAGCTGGAGACCGGATGGAAAAAAATGAGATCCACCAAGCTGACCCAACAGCTGATCAAGTCGGTTGACTGCATCCTGATAACCACCGATCATACCGGCTATGATTATAATATGATAGTCAAGAACGCCAAGCTGGTGGTGGACACCCGGAATGCCACCAAGAAGATAAAAAGCGGCAAGGTGGTCAAGATCGGCCGCAAATAA
- a CDS encoding glycosyltransferase family 2 protein, whose protein sequence is MDRKEKSKYISVVILNWNNLSDTIECIDSLLKNVHPVNKIVIVDNGSTDGSGKMLAEKYSKDQLIELFFNEVNEGFSKGVNLGVKKALKSNPDYILLLNNDTVLDRDCIKKMVDACDLNNKCGIAGPRIFYNHKKEIVWQGGGYFNYYTGGNVVPEKNKKPKVYKTNFVSATFLTGCIMLIKTVVFDKIGLLDEDIFFYEEDVDFCLRAVKSGYNLQYVPSAVAWHKVEGIRLTPFAFYNRARSRIIVLRKNFNKIYVAYGILSHFLLFTPYKIYQSINAEKPWETLRAWFKGSIEGLFAKLDYKTNKPN, encoded by the coding sequence ATGGACAGGAAAGAAAAAAGCAAATATATTTCAGTTGTCATTTTAAATTGGAATAATTTGAGTGATACAATAGAATGCATAGATTCGCTTCTAAAAAATGTTCATCCAGTTAATAAAATAGTTATTGTTGATAATGGATCAACCGATGGTTCAGGCAAGATGTTGGCAGAAAAATATTCAAAGGATCAATTAATAGAATTATTTTTCAATGAAGTAAACGAGGGGTTTAGTAAGGGTGTTAACCTCGGAGTGAAAAAAGCTCTAAAAAGCAATCCGGATTATATCCTTTTGTTGAATAATGATACAGTTTTAGACCGTGACTGCATAAAAAAAATGGTAGATGCTTGTGATTTGAACAACAAGTGTGGTATTGCTGGCCCGAGAATATTCTATAACCATAAAAAGGAAATTGTCTGGCAGGGTGGCGGGTACTTTAATTATTACACCGGTGGGAATGTGGTCCCTGAAAAAAATAAAAAACCAAAGGTATATAAAACTAATTTTGTGTCCGCTACTTTTTTAACCGGGTGTATTATGTTAATAAAAACCGTAGTATTCGACAAAATAGGACTATTGGATGAAGATATATTCTTTTATGAAGAAGATGTAGATTTCTGTTTACGGGCAGTAAAATCCGGGTACAATTTACAATATGTCCCAAGTGCCGTTGCTTGGCATAAAGTGGAAGGCATCAGGTTGACACCGTTTGCCTTTTATAATAGAGCGAGAAGCAGGATAATTGTATTAAGGAAGAATTTCAATAAAATATATGTTGCCTATGGCATTTTGTCGCACTTTTTATTATTTACGCCATATAAAATATATCAATCAATTAATGCTGAGAAACCTTGGGAA
- a CDS encoding glycosyltransferase family 4 protein, with protein MLPGSSHKPIGGFKVVFEYANRLIKNGHNVTVICPAISDINASMGERLVRYLYYIYRWLTKTYLPSKWFNLDPNVRFLWVPSLNPSWFPQADVIISTAWKTVEYINKFPFEQIKKVILFMDYEYYRSADDTLKKRIKSSYPLNEKYICISLVIKELLQSWGIKEVAYIPVGLDFSIFYKEIEIDAPERVWIGFPTRPELFKRTIMAIDAIDIVKNKFPNPIFVWSYGGNSRIKMPNWIKYFKRPTDAKLRTLYNQTAIFITPSQFEGWGLPGAEAMACGCALVSTDHGGINSYALNDKNAIICHEDTTYQVAQNIISLLKDKEKRITLAQNAIEDIKIFTWDKSVALFESVLKSI; from the coding sequence TTGCTGCCCGGAAGTAGCCATAAACCAATTGGTGGTTTTAAGGTTGTTTTTGAGTATGCTAATAGATTGATAAAAAATGGACATAATGTTACTGTAATATGTCCAGCTATAAGCGATATTAATGCGTCGATGGGGGAACGTTTAGTTAGATATTTATATTATATTTATCGTTGGCTTACAAAAACATATTTACCGAGCAAATGGTTTAATCTCGATCCCAATGTAAGGTTTCTCTGGGTGCCATCTCTCAATCCTTCTTGGTTTCCACAAGCAGATGTTATTATATCTACGGCGTGGAAGACTGTGGAATATATTAATAAATTTCCTTTCGAGCAGATCAAAAAAGTAATATTATTTATGGACTATGAATATTATAGGTCTGCTGATGATACCTTGAAAAAACGAATTAAATCTTCCTATCCGCTAAACGAAAAATATATATGTATATCATTAGTTATCAAGGAATTGTTACAGAGCTGGGGAATAAAAGAGGTTGCATATATTCCCGTTGGATTAGATTTTTCAATATTTTATAAAGAAATAGAAATTGATGCACCTGAAAGAGTATGGATAGGTTTTCCTACACGACCGGAATTATTTAAAAGAACGATTATGGCTATCGACGCAATAGATATTGTTAAAAATAAGTTTCCAAACCCAATATTTGTCTGGTCATATGGCGGGAATTCAAGAATAAAGATGCCTAACTGGATAAAATATTTTAAAAGACCAACCGATGCAAAATTAAGGACTTTATATAATCAAACAGCAATTTTTATAACACCTTCACAATTTGAAGGTTGGGGATTGCCGGGAGCTGAAGCCATGGCTTGTGGTTGTGCTCTAGTGTCGACAGATCATGGTGGCATCAATTCATATGCACTAAACGATAAAAACGCAATTATCTGTCATGAAGATACTACTTATCAGGTTGCTCAAAATATTATTAGCTTGCTAAAAGATAAAGAAAAGAGAATCACATTGGCCCAAAATGCCATAGAAGACATTAAGATATTTACGTGGGATAAGTCGGTTGCGTTGTTTGAATCAGTGTTGAAAAGTATATAA